DNA sequence from the Alkaliphilus metalliredigens QYMF genome:
AATTTAATTGGCTTACGAGTAACTGCTCTTACGGATAGTGCTGCTCCACCTCTGGTATCACCATCAAGCTTAGTTAAAATAATACCATCTACCCCTAATTTAGTGTCAAAATGTTCTGCAACATTGACAGCATCTTGTCCAGTCATAGAATCAACTACAAGTAGAATTTCCTGTGGTTTGACCGTGGTTTTAATGTCCTTCAACTCATCCATTAAAGTATCATCTATGTGAAGTCTTCCGGCAGTATCGATTAATACAACATCATTTCCATGTTTTATACCATGTTCTACGCCGGCCTTAGCAATGTCTACAGGGCTAATTTGATCTCCTAAAGTGAAAACTGGCACATCCACCTGACTTCCTACCACCTCAAGCTGTTTAATGGCTGCTGGTCGATAAATATCTCCTGCCACAAGTAGGGGCCTCTTTCCTTGCTTCTTTAAGTAACCAGCAAGTTTTCCAGATGTGGTTGTCTTACCTGCCCCCTGTAATCCCACCAGCATAATAACTGTGGGTGGTTTAGAGGAGAATGTAATTTTACTTTGGGTCGTTCCCATTAGTTCAGTTAACTCTTCATTAACGATTTTGATCACTTGTTGTCCAGGCGTCAAGCTTTCGAACACTTCAGATCCTGTGGCTCGTTCTTTCACTATTTTTACAAAGTCTTTTACAACTTTAAAGTTAACATCAGCTTCCAAAAGAGCTAATTTAACCTCTCTCATTGCTTCAGCCACATCATTTTCAGTTAATTTCCCTTTACCCTTTAACTTCTGCAAAGTGTTTTGTAGCTTGTCGGCTAAGCCTTCGAAAATCATTTTATCCCTCCTCGGGAGTCTAATTGCTTAAAAGCTTGTTCAATAGGTCTTTAATATTTTCAATTTGAGCTCTCTGGTTTTCTAGTGGTTGATTTTTTCCCATTAAACCCTCTAGTATAACGATATGTTTATATATTTTTTCAATTCCATGTGTTTTATTTGTAAACAAATCTAATAGCTTCAATTTTTCTTCATAGTCATATAAAATCTTTTCAGTTCTTTTAATTGTATCATATACAGCTTGTCTAGAAATCTCAAACTCTTCAGCAATTTCACTAAGAGATAAGTCTTGATTATGGTAAAGGTCGACCATCTCCCGTTGTTTCTGAGTCAATAGTTGATTGTAAAAGTCATACAGCATTGATATTTGAATTGTTTTTTCAATCATCTAGACACTTCCTATCTCTACTGTAAAGTATAACTCCTTTACAATAGACATTTTATAATATATTTCAGTAGGTGTCAAGTATTTTTTATTGACTATTTAAACAAAACATTTTCACTCTTTTTTCAAAACGCTGCTACGCTTCTTCACCAAACAATGCTTTCACAAAATCCGTGGCGTTGAACTGCTGTAAATCCTCCATTTTTTCTCCTACTCCGATTAGCTTTACGGGTATGGTTAATTCCTGACTTATTCCGATGACAACGCCGCCTTTAGCAGTTCCATCTAGCTTGGTTAAGATCAATCCCGTAATATTTGCTACTTCCTTAAATGTTTTTGCTTGTTGAATGGCGTTTTGTCCCGTTGTTGCATCTAAAACCAACAAGACTTCCTTAGTGGCCTCACCGTATTCTCTATCCACCACTTTAAATACTTTGCCTAATTCATTCATCAAATTCTTTTTATTGTGTAGCCTTCCAGCTGTATCACAAATTAATACATCAACCTTTCTTGCCTTAGCTGCTTGAATTGCATCAAATATCACAGCTGCAGGATCAGATCCCTCTTGATGCTTAACTACCTCTACCCCAACTCGTTGGGCCCAAATTTCTAATTGCTCACTTGC
Encoded proteins:
- the ffh gene encoding signal recognition particle protein: MIFEGLADKLQNTLQKLKGKGKLTENDVAEAMREVKLALLEADVNFKVVKDFVKIVKERATGSEVFESLTPGQQVIKIVNEELTELMGTTQSKITFSSKPPTVIMLVGLQGAGKTTTSGKLAGYLKKQGKRPLLVAGDIYRPAAIKQLEVVGSQVDVPVFTLGDQISPVDIAKAGVEHGIKHGNDVVLIDTAGRLHIDDTLMDELKDIKTTVKPQEILLVVDSMTGQDAVNVAEHFDTKLGVDGIILTKLDGDTRGGAALSVRAVTRKPIKFVGLGEKLNDLEPFHPDRMASRILGMGDVLSLIEKAQVSFDEKKAKELENKIKTQQFTFEDFLEQLQQVQSMGPISQLLEMIPGAGGKQMKNLEVDEKELVHIQAIIQSMTTGERKTPTIINGSRRKRIAKGSGTSVAQVNRLIKQFDQTKKMMKQFTDMEKTMKKGGKFKMPFLK
- the ylxM gene encoding YlxM family DNA-binding protein, which gives rise to MIEKTIQISMLYDFYNQLLTQKQREMVDLYHNQDLSLSEIAEEFEISRQAVYDTIKRTEKILYDYEEKLKLLDLFTNKTHGIEKIYKHIVILEGLMGKNQPLENQRAQIENIKDLLNKLLSN